A genomic stretch from Caldicellulosiruptoraceae bacterium PP1 includes:
- the truB gene encoding tRNA pseudouridine(55) synthase TruB, whose protein sequence is MDGILLIDKPVGLTSHDVVNIIRKEFKTKKVGHAGTLDPFASGLLIILIGNATKLSQYLMSTQKTYQAQIQLGLYSDTYDITGRIIDKNNLIYNTNEIRDALNELVGTHNWKVPIYSAKKINGKKLYELARKEEYIDLPESEMTIFNIEIINYFYPYLDISIACSHGTYIRTFAVELAKKLGTIGLLSTLRRTKSGVFDVKNAYKLSDFNKELMPLKSITTNKIIINNKSINKLNNGNTLFYDDINFIEIKSNNSLYTVYSEERQLLAIYKKEDQHFKFVLKGG, encoded by the coding sequence ATGGATGGAATATTATTAATTGATAAACCTGTGGGGCTAACCTCACATGATGTTGTAAATATAATAAGAAAAGAGTTTAAAACAAAAAAAGTTGGACATGCTGGTACTCTTGATCCTTTTGCATCTGGTTTGCTAATAATATTAATTGGAAATGCTACCAAGTTATCGCAATATTTGATGTCAACACAAAAAACTTACCAAGCACAAATTCAACTCGGTTTATACTCTGATACCTATGATATAACAGGAAGGATTATAGATAAGAATAACTTGATTTATAATACTAATGAGATTAGAGATGCTTTGAATGAATTAGTCGGTACACATAATTGGAAGGTTCCAATATATTCTGCAAAAAAAATAAACGGCAAAAAATTATATGAATTAGCTCGTAAAGAAGAATATATTGATCTTCCTGAAAGTGAAATGACAATATTTAATATTGAGATTATTAATTATTTTTATCCTTATTTAGATATTTCAATTGCCTGTTCACATGGAACATATATAAGAACTTTTGCAGTGGAATTAGCAAAAAAATTAGGCACAATTGGTTTATTATCTACTTTAAGAAGAACAAAAAGTGGAGTATTTGATGTTAAGAATGCTTATAAACTAAGTGACTTTAATAAAGAATTAATGCCTTTAAAAAGCATAACAACTAACAAAATTATTATAAATAACAAAAGTATAAATAAACTTAATAATGGAAACACACTTTTTTATGATGATATTAACTTTATTGAAATAAAGAGCAATAATAGTTTATATACAGTATATAGTGAAGAAAGGCAATTACTTGCTATATACAAGAAAGAAGACCAGCATTTCAAATTTGTATTAAAAGGTGGATAA
- a CDS encoding bifunctional riboflavin kinase/FAD synthetase yields MQILNDLISPKEDISVAIGFFDGLHIGHMALINKLKEKKGCKAIFTFKNHPDELIKGHIDYILTEKERLELFSENNIDIVFFIDFTQELMKMTPQQFIDEILIKKLRVKNVIVGYDFTFGYRAIGNAEYLKEKLNERKIDCTIIEPIYYNNQIISSTKIRDYIKSGLIEIANNMLGYNYFIAGMVKKGKALGREIGFPTINISFSNKKIIPKYGVYATYTIIDNIKFPSITNVGQNPTVSDGGINIETHIFDISKELYNKDVKIEFLKYIREEIKFDNIELLKQQINKDIKEVKKLFLNSI; encoded by the coding sequence ATGCAAATACTAAATGACTTAATATCACCAAAAGAAGATATTTCTGTTGCTATTGGTTTTTTTGATGGTCTTCATATAGGACATATGGCTTTAATTAATAAACTAAAAGAAAAAAAAGGCTGTAAAGCAATTTTTACATTTAAAAATCATCCTGATGAATTAATTAAAGGTCATATTGATTATATATTAACCGAAAAGGAAAGATTAGAATTATTTAGCGAAAATAATATTGATATAGTTTTTTTCATTGATTTTACTCAAGAATTAATGAAAATGACACCACAACAGTTTATTGATGAGATATTAATAAAAAAACTAAGGGTTAAAAATGTGATTGTTGGATATGATTTCACTTTTGGATACAGAGCTATTGGTAATGCTGAATATTTAAAAGAAAAATTAAATGAAAGAAAAATTGATTGTACAATTATTGAGCCAATTTATTATAATAATCAGATAATAAGTAGCACAAAAATAAGAGATTATATAAAATCTGGGTTAATAGAAATTGCTAATAATATGTTAGGATATAATTATTTTATTGCTGGAATGGTTAAAAAAGGTAAAGCTTTAGGAAGAGAAATAGGATTCCCTACAATTAATATTTCATTTAGTAATAAAAAAATTATTCCTAAATATGGAGTGTATGCTACATATACAATTATTGATAACATTAAATTTCCTTCAATAACTAATGTAGGTCAAAATCCAACTGTTTCTGATGGTGGTATTAACATAGAAACCCATATTTTTGATATAAGTAAAGAACTTTATAATAAAGATGTTAAAATTGAATTTTTGAAATATATAAGGGAAGAGATTAAATTTGATAATATTGAGTTATTAAAACAGCAAATAAATAAAGATATAAAAGAAGTAAAAAAGTTATTTTTAAATTCTATATAA
- the rpsO gene encoding 30S ribosomal protein S15: protein MISTEKKQELIQKFQLHEGDTGSPEVQIALLTERINRLNEHLQMHKKDFHSRRGLLKMVGQRRKLLNYLKEYDIERYRAIIEKLNLRK from the coding sequence ATGATTTCTACAGAAAAAAAGCAAGAATTAATTCAAAAATTCCAATTACATGAAGGTGATACTGGTTCTCCAGAAGTTCAAATAGCTCTTCTTACTGAAAGAATAAATAGATTGAACGAACACCTTCAGATGCATAAGAAAGACTTCCACTCAAGAAGAGGTCTTCTTAAAATGGTAGGTCAAAGAAGAAAACTTCTAAACTATTTAAAGGAATATGACATTGAAAGATACAGAGCTATCATTGAAAAATTAAATTTAAGAAAATAA
- a CDS encoding polyribonucleotide nucleotidyltransferase codes for MESKIYKIDFAGRELSFEIGKYALLANGSVLARYGETAVLVTACASEKPREGIDFFPLTVDYEERLYSVGKIPGGFIKREGKPSEKAILSARLIDRPIRPLFPKDFYNDVSVIATVLSVDPDNPPDILAMIGSSVALSISDIPFLGPTGSVLIGYVNGQIVVNPDAKQREKSKLHLVVSGTKDKVMMIEAGANEVSEEIMYEAILKAQEEITKIVTFIEEICKEIGKPKMQYPTRVIPEEIREKVKELAYDKVYNYVQIADKIERDKKLDELRDEILQTLEQEYPDNLSDVGEALYDLEKKIVRHLIGVEGKRPDGRKIDEIRPLAAEVGILPRTHGSAMFKRGFTQVMTVATLGAVGEMQMLDGLEEEESKRYMHHYNFPPYSTGEAKPIRAPGRREIGHGALAERALEPVIPSEDQFPYTIRLVSEVLTSNGSTSQASVCGSTLALMDAGVPIKAPVAGISVGLITKEDGSFITMTDIQGIEDFFGDMDFKVAGTREGITAIQLDIKIHGLTKEIIWQALNQAKEARYKILDFMETIIAKPRERLSEYAPKIFKTEIDPDKIRDVIGPGGKMINKIIAETNVKIDIEPDGKVFVASQDSEACKRAISMIEGIAKDIEVGQMYLGKVTKIMPYGAFVEIFPGKEGLLHISQLDDKKVQSVEDILKVDEVVLVKVIGVDKLGRVSLSRKDALNSNDDEQKERKA; via the coding sequence TTGGAAAGCAAGATATATAAAATTGATTTTGCAGGAAGAGAATTATCATTTGAGATAGGAAAATATGCATTACTTGCAAACGGTTCTGTTCTTGCAAGATACGGTGAAACAGCAGTATTAGTAACTGCATGTGCATCAGAAAAGCCAAGAGAAGGAATTGATTTTTTTCCTTTAACAGTGGATTATGAAGAAAGGCTTTACTCTGTTGGAAAGATACCAGGTGGTTTTATCAAAAGAGAAGGGAAACCTTCAGAAAAAGCTATCCTTTCAGCAAGACTTATTGACAGACCAATAAGACCATTATTTCCTAAAGACTTTTATAATGATGTTTCGGTTATTGCAACAGTTCTTTCAGTTGATCCAGACAATCCACCAGATATTTTAGCTATGATTGGTTCTTCAGTAGCATTATCAATTTCAGATATTCCATTTCTTGGACCAACTGGTTCAGTATTAATTGGATATGTTAATGGACAGATTGTAGTAAATCCTGATGCAAAGCAAAGAGAAAAGAGTAAACTTCATTTGGTTGTTTCAGGAACAAAGGACAAAGTTATGATGATTGAAGCAGGAGCAAATGAAGTTTCAGAAGAAATAATGTATGAAGCTATTTTAAAAGCACAGGAAGAAATTACAAAAATAGTTACTTTTATTGAAGAGATTTGTAAAGAAATTGGTAAACCCAAAATGCAGTATCCTACAAGAGTAATTCCTGAAGAGATAAGGGAAAAAGTAAAAGAATTGGCATACGATAAGGTATACAATTATGTTCAAATAGCAGACAAGATTGAAAGGGATAAAAAATTAGATGAATTAAGAGATGAAATTTTGCAAACACTTGAACAAGAGTATCCGGATAATTTATCTGATGTAGGCGAAGCATTATATGATTTAGAAAAGAAAATAGTAAGACATTTGATTGGTGTTGAAGGTAAAAGACCTGATGGTAGAAAAATTGATGAAATAAGACCGCTTGCGGCAGAAGTTGGTATACTGCCTAGAACACATGGTTCTGCTATGTTTAAACGTGGCTTTACTCAAGTTATGACAGTTGCCACCTTAGGTGCTGTTGGAGAAATGCAAATGTTAGACGGTCTTGAAGAAGAAGAATCAAAGAGATATATGCACCATTATAATTTTCCACCATATTCAACAGGTGAAGCAAAACCTATTAGAGCTCCTGGAAGAAGGGAAATTGGACATGGTGCCTTAGCAGAACGAGCATTAGAGCCAGTCATTCCATCTGAAGATCAATTTCCTTATACAATTAGATTAGTATCTGAAGTACTAACATCTAATGGCTCAACTTCGCAAGCAAGTGTTTGTGGTAGCACTCTTGCATTAATGGATGCAGGCGTTCCAATAAAAGCACCTGTTGCTGGGATATCAGTTGGTTTAATTACCAAAGAAGATGGTTCATTTATTACTATGACAGATATTCAAGGAATAGAAGATTTCTTTGGTGATATGGATTTCAAAGTTGCAGGAACTCGTGAAGGTATTACAGCTATTCAGTTAGATATAAAAATTCATGGTCTTACAAAAGAAATAATCTGGCAAGCTTTAAATCAGGCAAAAGAAGCAAGATATAAAATTCTTGATTTTATGGAGACAATTATTGCAAAACCAAGAGAAAGACTTTCTGAATATGCTCCAAAGATATTTAAAACCGAAATTGATCCTGATAAAATTAGAGATGTAATTGGTCCTGGTGGAAAAATGATAAACAAAATAATTGCTGAAACAAATGTAAAAATTGATATTGAGCCAGACGGAAAGGTATTTGTTGCATCACAAGATTCAGAAGCTTGTAAAAGGGCAATTTCTATGATTGAAGGAATTGCTAAAGATATAGAAGTAGGGCAAATGTATCTAGGGAAAGTTACAAAAATAATGCCATATGGTGCATTTGTTGAAATATTTCCTGGCAAAGAAGGACTTCTTCATATATCACAGCTTGATGATAAGAAGGTTCAAAGTGTTGAAGATATTCTGAAAGTAGATGAAGTAGTATTGGTAAAAGTAATTGGTGTGGATAAATTAGGACGTGTTTCATTATCAAGGAAAGATGCACTTAATAGTAATGATGATGAACAAAAAGAAAGGAAAGCATAG
- a CDS encoding threonine/serine exporter family protein, with protein sequence MINFLVQVIAACLASIFFAVLYNAPKRILIICGISGGIGWGVYLYFLNLTNSNAVASFFAALSVNILAEIFARIFKAPVPLFLIPGIIPFVPGAGTYNTMTALIKNQTQKAIEIGTQTLLIAGSIAVALMFVSSFNKISIKKRKA encoded by the coding sequence GTGATTAATTTTTTAGTTCAAGTTATTGCTGCGTGTTTAGCAAGTATCTTTTTTGCAGTATTATACAACGCACCAAAAAGAATATTAATAATTTGCGGGATTAGTGGAGGAATAGGATGGGGGGTTTATCTTTATTTCCTAAATCTCACTAATTCTAATGCTGTTGCCTCTTTTTTTGCTGCTTTAAGCGTTAATATATTAGCCGAGATATTTGCAAGAATATTTAAAGCACCAGTACCACTATTTTTAATACCAGGCATTATCCCTTTTGTACCAGGTGCAGGAACTTATAATACAATGACAGCACTTATAAAAAATCAAACTCAAAAAGCCATTGAAATAGGTACACAAACACTTTTAATTGCTGGTAGCATCGCAGTAGCACTAATGTTTGTTTCTTCGTTTAATAAAATAAGCATTAAAAAAAGGAAGGCATAA
- a CDS encoding threonine/serine exporter ThrE family protein — MKPSELLEIALTAGEIMLRYGAETYRVEDTMVRICKKANIRFVESFVIPTGIVATITDENGNFITISKRIKNRTIDLNKIALVNQFSRDFAKNDISFQEALNTLKNIESKKSYKFLELSLSAGLACSFSTILFKGSYKDAISSFIVGFISQSAINILNKKGFSWFMTYIIGGFLTALVASITVFFNLGESLDKIIIGSVLIMTPGVAITNAIRDTIAGDLLSGVARAIEAVLVAVFIAIGAGIALFIGIKLLGGNLL, encoded by the coding sequence ATGAAGCCATCAGAGTTATTAGAAATTGCCTTAACAGCAGGTGAAATAATGTTAAGGTATGGAGCTGAAACTTATCGTGTTGAAGATACCATGGTTAGAATATGTAAGAAGGCTAATATAAGATTTGTAGAAAGTTTTGTCATTCCAACAGGTATTGTTGCAACAATAACTGATGAAAATGGTAATTTTATTACTATTTCCAAAAGGATAAAAAATAGAACAATAGACCTAAATAAAATTGCATTAGTAAACCAATTTTCAAGAGATTTTGCAAAAAATGATATCTCTTTTCAAGAAGCACTAAATACACTTAAGAATATCGAAAGTAAGAAAAGCTATAAATTTCTTGAATTATCGCTTTCAGCAGGGCTGGCGTGTTCTTTCTCGACAATTTTATTTAAAGGGTCTTATAAAGATGCAATATCATCATTTATTGTTGGATTTATTAGTCAAAGTGCTATTAATATTTTAAATAAAAAGGGATTTTCCTGGTTTATGACCTACATAATTGGTGGCTTTTTAACAGCACTTGTTGCAAGTATAACTGTTTTTTTTAATCTTGGTGAAAGTTTAGATAAAATAATAATAGGTTCTGTTTTAATTATGACCCCAGGTGTTGCTATTACTAACGCAATTCGAGATACAATTGCAGGCGACCTTTTATCAGGTGTTGCAAGAGCTATAGAAGCTGTTTTGGTTGCTGTATTTATTGCCATTGGAGCAGGAATAGCATTGTTTATTGGAATTAAATTATTAGGAGGAAATCTTTTGTGA
- the glyA gene encoding serine hydroxymethyltransferase, which translates to MYFYNYVKQIDSEVAEAIKNEVQRQQNKIELIASENFVSIPVMAAMGSPLTNKYAEGYPGRRYYGGCEYVDVIESLAIERAKKLFNAEHANVQPHSGAQANMAVFFSVLNPGDTILGMNLAHGGHLTHGSPVNFSGKLYNIVSYGVSKDTETIDYDELLKLAKEHKPKLILAGASAYPRIIDFKKFREIADEVGAYFMVDMAHIAGLVAAKLHPSPIEYADFVTTTTHKTLRGPRGGLILCKEKYAKIIDKSIFPGVQGGPLEHVIAAKAVSFKEALSDEFVEYQKQIIKNAKALSQRLIENGFRLVSNGTDNHLMLVDLRNRNITGKDAEKRLDSLNITCNKNAIPFDEQSPMITSGIRLGTPAVTTRGFTEEDLIEVADIINLALSDNPNEKEIKERVKNLCDKHPLYKEFSF; encoded by the coding sequence ATGTACTTTTATAACTATGTGAAACAAATTGATTCAGAGGTTGCTGAAGCAATAAAAAATGAAGTTCAAAGACAGCAAAATAAAATTGAGTTAATTGCATCAGAAAATTTTGTAAGCATTCCAGTTATGGCTGCTATGGGATCTCCATTAACAAATAAATATGCAGAAGGATATCCAGGAAGAAGATATTATGGTGGTTGTGAATATGTTGATGTAATAGAATCATTAGCAATTGAAAGAGCAAAAAAATTATTTAATGCTGAACATGCAAATGTTCAACCACATTCTGGAGCACAAGCTAATATGGCAGTTTTCTTTTCTGTTTTAAATCCTGGTGATACAATTCTTGGTATGAATTTGGCTCATGGTGGACATTTAACCCATGGCAGTCCAGTTAATTTTTCTGGAAAGTTATATAATATAGTTTCTTATGGAGTTAGTAAAGATACAGAAACAATAGACTATGACGAACTTCTAAAATTAGCTAAAGAACATAAGCCTAAATTGATTTTGGCAGGTGCGTCAGCTTATCCAAGAATAATAGATTTTAAAAAGTTTAGAGAAATTGCTGATGAAGTTGGAGCATATTTTATGGTTGATATGGCCCATATTGCTGGATTAGTTGCTGCAAAATTACATCCATCTCCAATTGAATATGCAGATTTTGTTACAACTACTACGCATAAAACATTAAGGGGGCCAAGAGGTGGACTTATTCTTTGTAAAGAAAAATATGCAAAAATAATAGATAAATCAATATTTCCAGGTGTTCAAGGTGGTCCACTTGAACATGTTATAGCAGCAAAGGCAGTATCATTTAAAGAGGCTTTAAGTGATGAATTTGTTGAATACCAAAAACAAATTATAAAAAATGCCAAAGCTTTAAGTCAAAGGCTTATTGAAAATGGATTTAGATTAGTAAGTAATGGGACTGATAATCATCTAATGTTAGTGGATTTGAGAAATAGAAATATTACAGGTAAAGACGCCGAAAAGAGACTAGACTCATTGAATATAACTTGCAATAAAAATGCTATACCATTTGATGAACAAAGCCCGATGATTACAAGTGGAATTAGACTTGGAACACCTGCTGTTACAACAAGAGGATTTACAGAAGAAGATCTTATTGAAGTAGCAGACATAATTAATTTAGCACTTTCTGATAACCCAAATGAAAAAGAAATTAAAGAAAGAGTTAAAAACCTATGTGATAAACATCCACTTTACAAAGAGTTTAGTTTCTAA
- a CDS encoding replication-associated recombination protein A, whose amino-acid sequence MDLFNYASQSKMKKESPLALKLRPQTIDDIVGQDHILGKGKPLYNLIMADKLSSIILYGPPGTGKTTLAYAIANTTKKYFETINATLAGISDIKKVIEESKYRLVTNNQRTILFIDEIHRFNKQQQDALLPSVEEGTIILIGATTENPFFEVNKALISRSLVFELLPLDNNSVKKILYNAISNKEKGLGFINIKIDEDSINYIVTLSNGDARTALNILEATVYATKANENDEIVINIKSIEGLFNRKALYDTNSDMHYDTISAFIKSMRGSDPDATLYYLAKMIDSGEDIRFIARRIMICAAEDVGLADPNALVVASAAAYAADFVGLPEARIILSEAALYIACAPKSNSSIVGIEKALEDVRNIPIKTIPFHLRTPNLKATDIGHGIGYKYPHDYKNNYIKQQYLPDELINKKYFYPTNNGYEHNIINYLEGLQNENISDENGEKDN is encoded by the coding sequence ATGGATTTGTTTAACTATGCTAGCCAATCAAAAATGAAGAAAGAATCTCCATTAGCATTAAAGTTAAGGCCACAAACAATTGATGATATTGTTGGTCAAGATCATATTCTTGGTAAAGGAAAACCGTTATATAATCTCATTATGGCAGATAAATTAAGTTCTATAATTCTTTATGGCCCACCAGGAACAGGGAAAACCACATTAGCCTATGCAATTGCTAATACTACTAAAAAGTATTTTGAAACAATAAATGCTACTTTGGCTGGCATCTCTGATATTAAAAAAGTTATTGAAGAATCCAAGTATAGGCTTGTTACAAATAATCAAAGAACTATTCTATTTATTGATGAGATTCATAGATTTAACAAGCAACAGCAAGATGCATTATTACCATCAGTTGAAGAGGGAACAATTATTCTTATTGGTGCAACCACAGAAAATCCATTTTTTGAAGTAAATAAGGCTTTGATATCAAGATCATTAGTTTTTGAACTACTTCCATTAGATAATAATTCAGTTAAAAAGATACTTTATAATGCTATTTCAAATAAAGAAAAAGGATTAGGATTTATTAATATTAAAATAGATGAAGATAGCATTAATTATATTGTGACATTATCAAATGGAGATGCGAGGACTGCACTAAACATTCTTGAAGCAACTGTATATGCAACTAAAGCAAATGAAAATGATGAAATTGTAATTAATATCAAAAGCATAGAAGGATTATTTAATAGAAAAGCCCTTTATGATACAAATTCCGATATGCATTATGATACAATATCAGCTTTTATCAAAAGTATGAGAGGTTCCGATCCTGATGCTACTTTGTATTATCTTGCTAAAATGATTGATTCTGGCGAAGATATTCGATTTATTGCAAGAAGAATAATGATTTGTGCAGCAGAAGATGTTGGGCTCGCAGATCCTAATGCACTTGTTGTTGCAAGTGCCGCAGCTTACGCAGCAGATTTTGTAGGGCTCCCCGAGGCAAGAATTATACTTTCTGAAGCAGCACTTTATATTGCTTGTGCACCAAAGAGTAATAGTTCTATTGTTGGAATAGAAAAGGCATTAGAAGATGTAAGAAATATTCCAATAAAAACAATTCCATTTCATTTACGAACACCAAATTTAAAAGCAACAGATATTGGGCATGGTATTGGTTATAAATATCCACATGATTATAAAAATAATTATATAAAACAACAATATCTTCCAGACGAATTAATAAATAAAAAGTATTTTTATCCCACTAATAATGGGTATGAGCATAATATAATAAATTATTTGGAAGGGTTGCAGAATGAAAACATTTCAGATGAAAATGGGGAAAAAGATAATTGA
- the larA gene encoding nickel-dependent lactate racemase, translating into MKTFQMKMGKKIIELNLNEKNLLGLIKPNDIDNKVLTEKDILEKLDNPICSKPLKDIVNNNDKIAIITSDITRPFPNKVMLPILLNYLHQYGVSKENIKIIFALGSHRKHTEDEIISMVGEEIYNSYKCIDSDPNDVVCLGYTKNNTPVEFFKDVVEAKIRILLGNIEFHYFAGYSGGLKAMMPGVSTRKAIQQNHKLMLDKKAIAGNIIDNPVRNDIDEILNFIDVQFIINLVLDEKKNIIGCFTGHPIHAHREGCKFLDSFYKVNVDKLADVAFISCGGFPKDINLYQAQKAIDNSKYVVKKGGTIVLFASCQEGYGEGVFEHWINEANNPDDLIERVKTNFELGGHKAAALATVIKDIDIIAVSDMPNQMLNKIFIKKIDDLESLFSYLKEKHGDNFKAYVIPYASSILPYYNGRND; encoded by the coding sequence ATGAAAACATTTCAGATGAAAATGGGGAAAAAGATAATTGAATTGAATTTAAATGAGAAAAACTTGTTAGGACTTATTAAACCGAATGATATAGATAATAAAGTATTAACAGAGAAAGACATATTGGAAAAATTAGATAATCCAATATGTTCAAAGCCCCTTAAAGATATTGTGAATAATAATGATAAAATAGCCATTATTACGAGTGATATAACAAGACCATTTCCAAACAAAGTTATGCTTCCAATTTTACTTAACTATTTACATCAATATGGTGTTTCAAAAGAAAATATTAAGATTATATTTGCATTAGGAAGTCACAGAAAACATACTGAAGATGAAATTATAAGTATGGTTGGCGAAGAAATTTATAATAGTTATAAATGTATTGATTCTGATCCTAATGATGTGGTTTGCCTTGGATATACAAAAAATAACACTCCAGTTGAGTTTTTTAAGGATGTTGTTGAGGCCAAAATAAGAATTCTTTTAGGAAACATAGAATTTCATTATTTTGCTGGTTACAGTGGTGGGCTTAAAGCAATGATGCCTGGTGTATCTACAAGAAAAGCAATACAGCAAAATCATAAGCTTATGTTAGATAAAAAAGCCATTGCAGGTAATATTATTGATAATCCTGTTAGAAATGATATTGACGAAATACTTAATTTTATAGATGTTCAATTTATAATTAATCTGGTTTTAGATGAAAAAAAGAATATAATCGGATGTTTTACAGGACATCCAATACATGCTCACAGAGAAGGTTGTAAGTTTTTAGATAGCTTCTATAAGGTAAATGTAGATAAATTGGCTGATGTTGCATTTATATCATGTGGTGGCTTTCCAAAAGATATAAACTTATATCAAGCTCAGAAAGCAATAGATAATTCAAAATATGTAGTTAAAAAAGGTGGAACAATAGTTTTATTTGCATCATGTCAAGAAGGTTATGGTGAGGGTGTTTTCGAACATTGGATTAATGAAGCAAATAATCCCGATGATTTAATTGAAAGAGTAAAAACAAACTTTGAATTAGGAGGACATAAAGCAGCTGCACTTGCAACAGTAATAAAAGATATTGATATAATTGCTGTAAGTGATATGCCTAATCAAATGCTTAATAAAATATTCATTAAAAAGATTGATGACTTAGAAAGCCTATTTTCATATCTTAAAGAAAAACATGGCGATAATTTTAAAGCATATGTTATTCCATATGCATCCTCTATTTTACCATATTATAATGGAAGGAATGATTAA